Proteins encoded by one window of Nitrospirota bacterium:
- a CDS encoding class I SAM-dependent methyltransferase, producing MSGQSTGIYRAQRAYFSHAYETGRHGWPTVGVSPMVARFLRSVKGRGGRALDIGCGEGRHSAAFAQSGFLTVGVDLEPKALARARAALNGAADGPTFLQANVFALPFSAGTFDVVVDYGCLHHIRRPDTRRYLDQVVPLLKPGGYYLLSCFSTKFKHHAGERRTRDWLVHAGHYDRFFRRADFPAIFGRWFDLLELTEDRDGLYVFHNVLMRKRATSRGSRPGRGSA from the coding sequence GTGAGCGGGCAATCGACAGGCATCTACCGCGCGCAGCGAGCGTATTTCTCGCACGCGTATGAGACCGGCCGGCACGGATGGCCGACCGTCGGCGTCTCGCCGATGGTGGCGCGATTTCTGCGGTCGGTGAAGGGGCGCGGCGGCCGCGCGCTCGACATCGGGTGCGGCGAAGGCCGCCACAGCGCGGCCTTCGCACAGTCGGGTTTTCTCACCGTGGGGGTGGATCTCGAGCCGAAGGCCTTGGCGCGGGCCCGCGCCGCCCTCAACGGCGCGGCCGACGGGCCGACGTTCCTTCAGGCCAACGTGTTTGCGCTTCCGTTTTCCGCAGGTACGTTCGACGTCGTGGTGGACTACGGCTGCCTGCACCACATACGTCGGCCGGACACGCGGCGATACCTGGATCAGGTCGTGCCGCTGCTCAAACCCGGGGGGTATTACCTCCTGTCCTGTTTCTCCACCAAGTTCAAACATCACGCCGGAGAGCGTCGAACCCGTGACTGGTTGGTGCACGCGGGTCACTACGACCGCTTTTTCCGTCGGGCGGACTTCCCGGCGATCTTCGGCCGGTGGTTCGACCTCTTGGAGCTGACCGAAGATCGGGACGGGTTGTACGTGTTCCATAACGTGCTGATGCGCAAGCGCGCGACCTCACGCGGCAGCCGGCCGGGTCGGGGGAGCGCCTGA
- the dat gene encoding D-amino-acid transaminase — MPAIACVNGRFLPISRATVSVEDRGFQFGDGVYEVVRSYGGTLFRLDEHLDRLVQSARAIRLPMRYSLAQWRRLIVRAHRMSRFPDAKVYLQLTRGPAPREHGFPTTVRPTAVITVRKLEPLNPALRRDGVSVITVPDLRWGRCDVKSLNLLANVLAREDARAAKVFEAILVREGSVTEGAISNVFAVIRGTVTTSPTDPSILPGITRAATLDLVRADGLPLVERTFSLDELRAAEEVFLTGTTIEIVPVVSVNGEKIGTGEPGPVTRRLAGRFAAMVEAECGARDVSPPATRRRKRSR; from the coding sequence ATGCCCGCGATCGCGTGCGTGAACGGACGGTTCCTCCCCATCTCGCGGGCTACGGTGTCGGTCGAGGATCGCGGGTTTCAGTTCGGGGACGGGGTCTACGAAGTCGTGCGCAGCTATGGCGGGACGCTCTTCCGGCTCGACGAGCATCTCGACCGGCTGGTTCAGAGCGCGCGCGCCATTCGGTTGCCGATGCGCTACTCGCTGGCTCAGTGGCGGCGCCTGATCGTTCGCGCGCACCGGATGAGCCGCTTCCCCGACGCCAAAGTGTATCTGCAACTGACTCGCGGACCCGCGCCGCGCGAACACGGTTTTCCCACGACCGTGCGGCCCACGGCCGTGATCACGGTCCGCAAACTGGAGCCGCTGAACCCCGCGCTGCGACGCGACGGCGTGAGTGTGATCACGGTTCCGGATCTGCGCTGGGGGCGGTGCGACGTCAAATCGTTGAACCTGCTGGCGAACGTCCTGGCGCGGGAAGACGCGCGGGCGGCGAAAGTGTTCGAGGCGATTCTGGTCCGGGAGGGTTCCGTGACCGAAGGGGCCATCAGTAACGTGTTCGCGGTGATCCGGGGGACCGTGACCACCTCGCCGACCGATCCGTCGATCCTGCCCGGGATCACGCGTGCGGCCACGCTCGATCTCGTGCGGGCCGACGGGCTTCCGCTCGTCGAGCGGACGTTCTCGCTGGACGAACTGCGCGCGGCCGAGGAAGTGTTTTTGACCGGGACCACGATCGAGATCGTCCCGGTGGTGTCGGTCAACGGAGAGAAAATCGGGACGGGCGAGCCCGGTCCGGTGACCCGGCGCCTCGCCGGACGGTTTGCCGCCATGGTGGAGGCCGAATGCGGCGCGCGCGACGTGTCGCCTCCCGCGACGCGTCGACGGAAGCGCTCGAGGTGA
- the rimP gene encoding ribosome maturation factor RimP: MKAMVQGEVEARVARVAEPIASGMGLSLIKVRYQGTRTHGALRLTIDKPGGVTLDDCTRLSRAVGHALDVEGPIDHRYALEVSSPGLDRPLEDRRDFEQAVGRLVRVKTSPSWEGPRLLIGRLRGQDAAGVRLEEGEGNREWNVPWEAIAHARLEVEW, encoded by the coding sequence ATGAAGGCGATGGTGCAGGGCGAGGTTGAAGCGCGCGTCGCACGGGTGGCGGAGCCGATTGCGTCGGGAATGGGGTTGAGTCTGATCAAGGTGCGCTACCAAGGGACCAGAACCCACGGCGCGTTACGGTTGACCATCGACAAGCCGGGCGGGGTCACGCTGGACGACTGCACCCGGTTGAGCCGGGCGGTGGGGCACGCGTTGGATGTGGAGGGACCGATCGATCATCGGTACGCTCTGGAGGTGTCGTCGCCGGGGCTGGATCGGCCGTTGGAGGATCGCCGCGACTTTGAACAAGCCGTGGGGCGACTGGTCCGCGTCAAGACCTCGCCGTCCTGGGAGGGCCCCAGACTGCTGATCGGGCGTCTGCGGGGACAAGACGCCGCGGGCGTCAGGCTCGAAGAGGGGGAGGGAAACCGGGAGTGGAACGTACCGTGGGAAGCGATCGCCCACGCCCGGTTGGAAGTCGAGTGGTGA
- the nusA gene encoding transcription termination factor NusA: MNRELLSVIGQIEREKGIKGEKILQAVELAVQTAARKRYGAGENIQVRLDPETGEIEVVSLKKIVETVSNPKAEIALEDALEIDPGAELGDEIGDLMPMEDFGRIAAQTAKQVIFQRVREAELETVYKEYSVRQGEIISGMILGQERRNYIVDLGKTEALLPVSEQIPREGFRRGDRLRAYLLEVKPSSRGPQLILSRACPEFVKKLFELEVPEVAEGIVQIRGVVREPGDRTKICVSSRDKAVDPVGACVGVKGVRVQAVVRELRGEKIDIITWTEDPRTFIGEALSPAVVEKVGITESEKSAIAVVADHQLSLAIGKKGQNVRLAAKLTGWKIDIISQSEYEKERIKERDKEISAAIAHEQALQDEQQARLAAAASPSGETESTTTPAEGEQAQSPDAGSGS, translated from the coding sequence ATGAATCGTGAATTGTTGTCGGTCATCGGGCAGATTGAACGGGAGAAGGGGATCAAGGGGGAGAAGATTCTCCAGGCGGTGGAACTCGCCGTGCAGACCGCCGCGCGCAAGCGCTACGGGGCGGGAGAGAACATCCAGGTCCGGCTCGACCCGGAGACCGGGGAAATCGAAGTCGTGTCGCTCAAGAAGATCGTGGAGACGGTCAGCAACCCCAAGGCCGAAATCGCGCTGGAAGACGCGCTGGAAATCGATCCCGGAGCGGAGTTGGGCGACGAGATCGGGGACCTCATGCCGATGGAGGATTTCGGGCGGATCGCGGCGCAGACGGCGAAGCAGGTGATCTTTCAGCGGGTGCGCGAAGCCGAGTTGGAGACGGTGTACAAGGAATACTCGGTGCGTCAGGGCGAGATCATCAGCGGAATGATCCTGGGCCAGGAGCGACGCAACTATATCGTGGACCTGGGCAAGACCGAGGCGCTGCTGCCTGTCAGCGAGCAGATTCCCCGCGAGGGCTTTCGGCGGGGCGACCGACTGCGCGCCTATTTGTTGGAGGTGAAACCCTCCTCGCGGGGCCCGCAGTTGATTCTCTCGCGGGCCTGTCCCGAGTTCGTCAAGAAACTGTTCGAGCTCGAAGTGCCCGAGGTGGCCGAGGGAATCGTCCAGATCCGCGGGGTGGTGCGCGAACCCGGCGATCGGACCAAGATCTGCGTGTCGTCGCGCGATAAGGCGGTCGATCCGGTCGGCGCCTGCGTCGGCGTCAAAGGCGTTCGCGTTCAGGCGGTGGTCCGCGAGTTGCGCGGCGAAAAGATCGACATCATCACCTGGACCGAAGACCCGCGAACCTTCATCGGCGAAGCGCTGAGTCCCGCGGTGGTGGAGAAGGTCGGGATCACCGAGTCCGAGAAATCCGCCATCGCCGTGGTCGCCGACCACCAGTTGTCGCTGGCGATCGGCAAGAAGGGGCAAAACGTCCGGCTGGCGGCGAAATTGACCGGCTGGAAGATCGATATCATCAGTCAGAGCGAATACGAAAAGGAGCGCATCAAGGAGCGCGACAAAGAGATCAGCGCGGCGATCGCCCACGAGCAGGCGTTGCAGGACGAACAGCAGGCGCGGTTGGCCGCGGCGGCTTCTCCGTCGGGCGAGACCGAGTCCACAACGACTCCGGCCGAGGGTGAGCAGGCCCAGAGTCCCGATGCCGGATCTGGGTCGTGA